Proteins co-encoded in one Papaver somniferum cultivar HN1 chromosome 5, ASM357369v1, whole genome shotgun sequence genomic window:
- the LOC113279005 gene encoding zinc finger MYM-type protein 1-like, which yields MAIEVDLIQLNLEIWIEQERKRGIESVREWEEMMQIDGISKITLIKCRGGSMYRLILAWATPKKEIFFYEVVKVDPFKFKSRFTFGRAGVTIRLNQNVRGKEEKKLFCSSSRAAGEGKRGERKENPRLIGYNADSPSTIQTQMRNLEAFYNLIPKEQKLLSDKIAENIEPDEVVFARIEPEDLLIRRTQLQEIRPEAQGMEVTPLERDPGLRIPIMQHDVNKHDEVRRAYLKLGPYQPKLDYPLSKFGKKNRRFNYTWFARYPWLEYSPSKDSAYCFHCFLFETDPPKKPAFTSKGFRRWCSVNSGSDCPFLTHSGNVDSGHSTAKGNSDDLNNSAQRVGLLMERKRKEDVKRNRLRLKATIECLMWLAFQQCAFRGHDESKSSRNRGNFIELLKFSAILNENVNSVVLENAPGNAKYSSPSVQKEILSIISNRVRSKIREENENAKYCILVDESRDASKKEQMVIVLRYVDMYGCVQKRFFDIQRVDDTCALTLKKRITKILNYYGIEIENMRGQGYDGASNMRALVKTSEAMGPIWKLYSMLTSVVNLVTTSSHRFGDFQSAGKKRLKKDHIGASDPNVTAKVGEAQSISEEMRSFRFFFVLHLMYKIMGITEILCQSLQKKTLDIVNVMSSVSTTKALLRELREEGWEDFITTVVKFCGKHDVHRPNMEARYMEGTGRSCQQRDNITVDHHYRVDIFNDTIDCQLLELDRRFPEDTIELLILSSCLDHRDSFKSFNVDSLCDLAKKFYPLDFSRQEVHILRNELQHYGHDVVRDLNFQNLSSVSELCRKLVATKKAETYSMIDRLILIVLTLPVSTASAERYFSTMKLVKTAARNKMEGDFLRDCMMIYIEREIAGAIDIDSIIDEFDDMYDRKVPLRY from the exons ATGGCGATAGAAGTTGATTTGATTCAGCTGAATTTGGAAATTTGGATTGAACAAGAAAGAAAGAGAGGAATAGAAAGTGTGAGAGAATGGGAAGAGATGATGCAG ATCGATGGAATATCTAAAATTACTCTTATTAAGTGCAGGGGAGGAAGCATGTACAGGCTCATCCTGGCTTGGGCCACCCCTAAGAAAGAAATTTTTTTCTATGAAGTAGTAAAAGTTGACCCATTTAAGTTCAAGTCCAGGTTTACATTTGGTCGAGCCGGGGTAACAATCCGCTTAAACCAAAATGTAcgaggaaaagaagaaaaaaaattattctgtTCGTCAAGCAGGGCTGCGGGAGAAGGGAAAAGAggggaaagaaaagaaaaccctAG GCTTATAGGATACAATGCCGACTCACCGTCCACCATCCAAACACAAATGAGGAATTTGGAAGCGTTTTACAACCTTATACCTAAAGAACAAAAACTTTTATCAGATAAGATTGCTGAGAACATTGAGCCCGATGAAGTAGTTTTCGCGAGAATCGAACCCGAAGATTTGCTCATCCGAAGAACTCAATTACAAGAAATCAGACCTGAAGCTCAAGGAATGGAAGTTACTCCATTAGAACGTGATCCGGGACTACGTATTCCAATAATGCAACATGATGTTAACAAGCATGATGAAGTTCGAAGAGCATATTTGAAGTTAGGACCTTATCAACCTAAATTAGATTATCCACTCTCTAAATTCGGAAAGAAAAACCGTAGGTTCAATTATACTTGGTTCGCGAGATATCCTTGGTTGGAGTACTCACCTTCTAAAGATAGTGCATATTGTTTTCATTGTTTCCTCTTCGAAACAGATCCACCAAAGAAGCCAGCATTCACTAGTAAAGGTTTCAGAAGATGGTGCTCAGTTAATAGTGGATCAGATTGTCCATTCCTAACTCACTCGGGAAACGTTGATTCTGGTCACTCCACTGCCAAAGGGAATTCAGATGATCTTAATAATTCAGCTCAAAGAGTCGGTCTCTTaatggaaagaaaaagaaaagaagatgtaAAGAGAAATAGGTTGCGTCTCAAGGCAACAATTGAATGTTTAATGTGGCTTGCTTTCCAACAATGTGCATTCAGAGGTCATGATGAGTCAAAAAGTTCAAGGAATCGCGGGAATTTTATTGAGTTGTTAAAGTTTTCAGCAATACTTAATGAAAATGTGAATTCAGTTGTTTTGGAAAACGCTCCTGGAAATGCCAAATATTCGTCACCGAGTGTTCAAAAAGAGATTTTGAGCATTATATCTAACAGAGTTAGGAGTAAAATTCGCGAGGAAAATGAAAATGCTAAATATTGTATACTTGTTGATGAATCCAGAGACGCTTCCAAGAAAGAGCAAATGGTGATTGTTTTAAGGTATGTAGATATGTATGGTTGTGTTCAAAAAAGGTTTTTTGATATTCAACGTGTTGATGATACATGCGCATTAACTttgaaaaaaagaataacaaaaatccttAATTATTATGGTATTGAAATTGAAAATATGCGAGGGCAGGGGTATGATGGTGCTAGTAATATGCGAG CTCTTGTGAAGACATCTGAAGCGATGGGTCCTATTTGGAAATTATATTCAATGTTAACATCAGTAGTTAATCTCGTTAcaacttcttctcatcgttttgGTGACTTTCAATCTGCcgggaagaagagattgaaaaagG ATCATATTGGAGCAAGTGATCCGAACGTGACTGCTAAAGTTGGTGAAGCTCAAAGTATTTCTGAAGAAATGAGATCATTCAGGTTTTTCTTTGTCTTGCATTTGATGTATAAAATTATGGGAATTACTGAAATATTATGTCAAAGCTTACAAAAGAAAACACTAGACATTGTTAATGTTATGTCTTCAGTCTCAACCACAAAAGCTCTACTTCGAGAATTGAGAGAAGAAGGTTGGGAAGATTTTATTACAACTGTGGTTAAATTTTGTGGTAAACATGATGTTCATAGACCTAATATGGAGGCTCGCTATATGGAGGGTACGGGTCGTTCTTGTCAGCAGCGTGATAATATCACAGTAGACCATCATTATCGTGTTGATATATTTAATGATACAATTGATTGTCAGTTGTTAGAGTTGGATCGTAGGTTTCCAGAAGACACAATAGAATTACTAATTCTGAGCTCGTGTTTGGATCATAGAGATTCTTTTAAGTCATTCAATGTGGATAGTCTTTGTGATCTTGCTAAGAAATTCTACCCTCTAGATTTCAGTCGGCAAGAggtacatattttgagaaatgagTTACAACATTATGGCCATGATGTAGTTAGAGATTTGAATTTTCAGAACTTATCAAGTGTTTCTGAGTTGTGCCGGAAGCTAGTAGCTACCAAGAAGGCAGAAACTTACTCAATGATTGATAGGTTGATTCTTATTGTATTGACTCTTCCAGTTTCTACTGCAAGTGCAGAAAGATATTTTTCAACAATGAAATTGGTTAAAACAGCAGCTCGCAACAAGATGGAAGGAGATTTTCTTAGGGATTGCATGATGATCTACATCGAACGAGAAATTGCAGGAGCTATTGATATTGATTCGATCATAGATGAATTTGACGACATGTACGATCGCAAGGTACCACTTAGGTACTAG
- the LOC113281503 gene encoding F-box/kelch-repeat protein At1g67480-like, producing MPGVVCGKKQFMESELRFSTLVQKDPPTRSRIGTRRIPRVPVNTYKPLLPGLPDDVAKYCLALAPRSSFPAMGAVCRKWKSFIQSKELITVRKQAGKLEEWLYVLTSDAEGKGNHWEVLGCMGQERKHLPPMPCPLKAGFAVVVFNGKLLVMGGYVLSDGTGCVSAEVHQYHSCLNRWSTLAAMNVARYDFACAEVNGVVYAVGGYGVDGVSLSSAEVYDPETNIWTLIESLRRPRWGCFAYGIEGKLYVMGGRSSFTIGNSRFVDVYNPKDRTWCEVKNGCVMVTAHAVLGKQLFCMEWKNQRKLAIFNPNDNSWKMIPVPLTGSSRIGFRFGILDDKLLLFSVEKEPGYRTLLYDPNAATGSEWQTSSIKPSGLCLCSVTIKA from the exons ATGCCTGGTGTTGTATGTGGAAAGAAACAATTCATGGAATCAGAATTGCGTTTCTCCACTTTAGTCCAGAAAGATCCACCAACTCGTTCGAGAATTGGTACTCGTAGGATTCCTCGTGTACCTGTCAATACATACAAGCCACTTTTACCTGGACTACCTGATGACGTGGCTAAGTATTGCCTTGCACTTGCCCCTCGTTCGAGCTTTCCGGCCATGGGTGCTGTGTGCAGGAAATGGAAATCATTCATCCAAAGTAAGGAGCTGATAACAGTCAGAAAACAAGCTGGAAAGCTTGAGGAATGGCTTTATGTTTTGACTAGTGATGCAGAAGGGAAGGGAAACCATTGGGAGGTCTTGGGTTGTATGGGACAGGAACGCAAGCATCTTCCACCAATGCCGTGTCCACTGAAAGCTGGTTTTGCTGTGGTTGTCTTCAACGGGAAACTACTTGTTATGGGGGGTTATGTGCTCTCTGATGGCACAGGGTGTGTTTCTGCGGAAGTACACCAGTACCACTCCTGCCTGAACAG ATGGAGTACACTAGCAGCTATGAATGTGGCTCGATATGACTTTGCTTGCGCAGAAGTTAATGGTGTCGTGTATGCAGTAGGAGGTTATGGGGTTGATGGTGTGAGCCTCTCAAGTGCCGAGGTCTATGACCCTGAAACGAACATCTGGACTCTGATAGAGAGTCTCCGTCGACCAAGATGGGGATGCTTTGCTTACGGTATCGAGGGAAAGCTCTATGTGATGGGTGGGAGATCGAGTTTTACCATTGGAAATTCCAGGTTTGTGGATGTTTACAATCCTAAGGATCGCACCTGGTGCGAAGTGAAGAATGGATGTGTAATGGTTACTGCTCATGCTGTGTTAGGCAAACAACTATTTTGTATGGAGTGGAAAAACCAGAGGAAACTCGCTATCTTTAACCCAAATGAcaattcatggaaaatgattccAGTACCTCTAACAGGAAGTTCAAGGATTGGATTTCGGTTTGGAATATTAGACGATAAGCTTTTACTATTCTCGGTGGAGAAAGAACCTGGATATCGCACCTTGTTGTATGACCCAAATGCGGCGACGGGCTCAGAATGGCAGACTTCCTCCATTAAGCCATCTGGGTTGTGTTTGTGCAGTGTGACGATCAAAGCATAA
- the LOC113277400 gene encoding putative pentatricopeptide repeat-containing protein At1g69350, mitochondrial has translation MKLYMPLFKLCTSERRLSQLHGYLLVSGCQRNSLASTKLIETYAKMGNLESSQFVFNSFQNPDSFMCGVLIKSYVWNSMFRAAISIFNEMLYNHQTQLCSFIFPSLFKSCTGLGDVSLGKKIHGRVIKSGFEFDQVVQTSLLSMYGGERGGNLDFAREVFDGIVVKDLVTWSSMILSYIKNGKVIEGLELFHQMILEGVSVDSVTMLSVTEACSGVGCCKLAKSVHCYIVRNRIQIVGSLENSVIVMYSKCGDLKSAEIMYKRSSSKTTFSCTAMISCYNQQACFRQAMNTFIEMQEFDAEPNSVTIINILSSCSRLGLIRQGESVHGFVIRRCLDPDLDTVGSSLLEMYASCGKLKSCQSVFKVTREKNIVLWNTIIAVYARNGLSEEALDFFVQLHLKGLLPDSFTIASSLSACGEIGFSKLRIQIHGHVSKTGLDSNEYVHNALIDMYCKCGLVDNAYMKFNEMEPKTVITWNSMINGFALNGNSVEAVSLLDLMYFQGLEMNEVTFLGAIQACSHLGYLEKGKWFHNKLITCGLEMEFRVDSALIDMYSKCGDLGMAKAVFDNMLEKSVVTWTAMIAGYGIHGRVETSIALFHQMVDLGIQPNNITFMSILSACSHGGFVEEGKFYFDLMIKHFNIEPELGHYVYMVDLLSRAGDIENAFEFIKSMPVPPSASIWGALLNGCRIHKRMDMIESVQKNILELEPDNSGYYILLSNTYAEGGNLDEFRKLRSKMRNNGLRKTPGYSTLETNQKIYRFGAGETSHSQMKEVYSLLEDLRLLAKEQGYLLDSDPSITDDGNGFKSNNVQSHSEKLAIAFGIINTIPGTTLRVSKNLRVCLDCHNFAKFVSKTTNREIIMRDLTRFHHFANGNCSCKDCW, from the coding sequence ATGAAACTTTACATGCCACTTTTCAAACTTTGTACAAGCGAAAGAAGACTCTCACAACTTCATGGGTATCTATTAGTATCTGGATGCCAAAGAAATTCACTTGCTTCAACTAAACTCATTGAAACTTATGCTAAAATGGGTAACCTTGAATCTTCTCAATTTGTATTTAATTCTTTCCAAAATCCAGATTCATTCATGTGCGGTGTACTAATCAAAAGTTATGTTTGGAATTCTATGTTTAGAGCAGCTATTTCAATTTTCAACGAAATGTTATATAACCATCAAACTCAGTTATGTAGTTTCATATTTCCATCACTTTTCAAATCTTGTACTGGTCTTGGTGATGTAAGTTTGGGTAAGAAAATTCATGGGAGGGTTATAAAAAGTGGGTTTGAATTTGATCAAGTTGTACAGACTTCATTGCTTAGTATGTATGGTGGAGAAAGAGGAGGCAATTTAGACTTTGCACGTGAAGTGTTCGATGGTATTGTTGTAAAAGACTTGGTTACTTGGAGTTCAATGATCTTAAGTTATATTAAAAATGGAAAAGTGATTGAAGGTTTAGAGTTATTTCATCAAATGATTCTGGAAGGAGTTAGTGTTGATTCTGTGACAATGCTTAGTGTAACAGAAGCTTGTTCTGGCGTCGGTTGTTGTAAGTTGGCGAAATCTGTTCATTGTTATATAGTTAGGAATAGAATTCAAATTGTTGGGTCATTGGAGAATTCCGTGATTGTCATGTATAGTAAATGTGGGGACTTAAAGAGTGCAGAGATCATGTATAAGCGGTCCAGTAGTAAGACTACTTTTTCATGCACTGCCATGATTTCCTGCTACAATCAACAAGCTTGTTTTCGACAAGCGATGAATACTTTTATAGAGATGCAAGAATTTGATGCGGAACCCAACTCAGTAACTATAATAAATATTCTTTCATCTTGTTCTCGACTTGGTTTGATTAGACAAGGGGAATCTGTACATGGTTTTGTTATCAGACGTTGTTTAGATCCTGATTTGGATACGGTTGGATCTTCACTTTTAGAGATGTATGCCAGTTGTGGAAAGCTTAAAAGTTGTCAAAGTGTGTTTAAAGTAACGCGGGAGAAAAATATAGTCTTATGGAATACAATTATAGCGGTTTATGCTAGAAATGGTTTATCGGAAGAGGCGTTGGATTTTTTTGTTCAGCTCCACCTAAAAGGACTATTACCAGACTCGTTTACCATAGCAAGTTCTCTTTCGGCCTGTGGGGAAATTGGTTTTTCTAAACTACGCATTCAAATTCATGGCCACGTTTCCAAAACAGGGTTGGATTCTAATGAATATGTTCATAACGCACTCATAGACATGTACTGTAAATGTGGGCTTGTAGATAATGCATACATGAAATTTAATGAAATGGAGCCGAAGACTGTTATAACTTGGAATTCAATGATAAATGGGTTTGCTCTGAATGGTAATTCAGTAGAAGCGGTCAGTCTTTTGGATCTAATGTACTTCCAAGGTCTCGAGATGAATGAGGTGACCTTCTTAGGCGCAATTCAAGCTTGTTCTCATTTAGGTTATCTTGAAAAGGGGAAATGGTTTCATAATAAGCTCATTACCTGTGGTCTAGAAATGGAGTTTCGTGTTGATTCAGCTTTGATTGATATGTATTCCAAATGTGGAGACCTTGGAATGGCTAAAGCTGTTTTTGATAACATGTTAGAGAAGTCTGTGGTTACTTGGACTGCCATGATAGCTGGTTATGGAATTCATGGTCGTGTTGAAACATCAATCGCACTCTTTCATCAGATGGTGGATTTGGGGATACAGCCAAATAACATAACTTTCATGAGTATTTTATCTGCGTGTAGTCATGGCGGGTTTGTAGAAGAGGGTAAGTTCTATTTCGATTTGATGATAAAACACTTCAATATTGAGCCTGAGTTAGGACACTATGTTTATATGGTTGATCTTCTTAGTCGAGCTGGTGATATCGAAAATGCGTTCGAGTTCATTAAGTCTATGCCAGTCCCTCCCAGTGCAAGCATTTGGGGAGCTTTATTGAACGGATGCCGAATACATAAGAGAATGGACATGATTGAAAGCGTTCAGAAAAacattttagaacttgaaccagaTAATTCAGGATACTATATATTACTATCTAATACTTATGCAGAAGGAGGAAATTTGGATGAATTCAGAAAGTTAAGATCCAAGATGAGAAATAATGGTCTAAGAAAGACTCCTGGATATAGTACACTCGAAACAAACCAGAAGATATATAGATTTGGCGCAGGAGAGACTTCTCATTCACAAATGAAAGAAGTCTACAGTTTATTGGAAGATTTAAGGCTGCTGGCAAAAGAACAAGGTTACTTGTTAGATTCAGATCCTTCCATTACAGACGATGGCAATGGATTTAAGAGCAACAATGTTCAAAGTCATAGTGAGAAGCTTGCGATTGCATTTGGTATTATCAATACTATTCCTGGCACGACATTACGCGTTTCTAAGAACTTAAGAGTCTGTTTGGACTGTCATAATTTTGCAAAATTTGTTTCTAAAACTACCAACAGGGAGATAATAATGAGAGACTTGACTCGGTTTCATCATTTCGCGAATGGAAATTGTTCTTGTAAAGATTGCTGGTAA